GAAGGCGCGCTTGCGACCCCAGTAGTCAGCGACTCTGCCGCCGAGCAGCAGCAACGCCCCGAACGCGAGCGCGTAGGCAGTGACGACCCATTGCCGTTGGCTGTCCGAGAGATCCAACTCTAGCTGGGCCTGCGGCAGCGCAATGTTGACGATCGTGCCGTCGAGCACGACGACGAGTTGCGTCAGCGAGAGCACGGCCAGCGCCCACCAACGATTGGGTGAGCGTCGGGAAATAGACATAAAAAAGACCTCCGGGATCTCTGTGAGTGCCGGAGGTTTCAAGCCTCGGACCGATGTCGCTTTCGCGCTGCTCGACCACACCGGCCGTTGGGCCAGTCAGATCTCTAGGTTACCAAAGGCGATCATTGGGGCGGGCTGGGAGCCCTCGCCGCTAGAATCGACACGTGCTGCTTTCAGATCGTGACCTCAATGCTGAACTCGCCTCCGGCCGGATCCGTCTGGATCCCTCGTCCGACGACATGGTCCAGCCGTCGAGCATCGACGTGCGTATTGACCGCTACTTCCGTCTCTTCGACAACCACAAGTACCCCGTGATCGATCCGGCAGAGGACCAGCCCGAACTCACGCGCCTCATCGAGGTTGACCCCGCGGAGGGCTTCATCCTGCACCCGGGCGAGTTCGTCCTCGGTTCGACGTTCGAACAGGTCACCCTGCCCGACGACATCGCGGCCCGCCTCGAGGGAAAGAGCTCACTCGGCCGACTCGGCCTCATGACGCACTCAACCGCCGGCTTCATTGACCCCGGCTTCACGGGTCACGTCACGCTCGAGCTCTCGAACGTCGCGACGCTGCCGATTCGCCTGTGGCCCGGAATGAAGATCGGGCAGCTGTGCTTCTTCCAGCTCAGCTCACCCGCCGACCACCCGTACGGCTCGGGCGAGTACAAGTCGCGCTACCTCGGGCAGCGCGGCCCCACCGCCTCGCGCTCGTTCGTGAACTTCCACCGCAGCGACGTCACTGCGACCGACGCGGGCGCAAACGGCGGCTAGGGCGCTTTGCAGGGGCGCTTGGCCTGCGGCTCCGGGCGTGAAACAGCCGAGGCACACCTGCTACTCAGCACACGCTCGTACACTCCCCTCATGAGCGACACACCCTCGACTGCTGCACGCGCCGCTTCCGCCTTCGCTCGAGCGGCTGGCTCCGCGGGCCGAGAGACACGCGCCGCTATTCGACGCAACCCGATGACCGACCGCGTCTACCGCACCACGATCGGCGTCGTGGGTGGCACAACGTTCGTCGTCGGGCTCGCCCTGATTCCGCTGCCTGGGCCGGGGAGCTTGATCGCGATCGGCGGGCTTGCGTTGCTCGGCACCGAGTTCGAGCGGGCGCAGCGAGCACACGCCCGAGCGAACGAGGTCGCGCGCAAGGCGGTCGCCCGTGCGAACGAGGCGCGCCTCAGACGGGCAGCTCGGCGAAGCGATGCCCAGGCGGCATACTCGCCCCCAGCCTGACGCCTGGCCTTCGGCCGAACGCGCCTACCCCTCGTGAATCAGGCGCAGGATCTGGGCTGCACGCGTGCGAAACTCGGGCGCCTCGGCGTCGGCACGGTGCCGAGGCCGGGCGATCGGGACGGCGATTTCCTCGCGGACCCGTCCGGGACGCGGACTCATCACGACCACGCGGTCGCTCGTGAGCACCGCCTCCTCGATGTCGTGCGTCACGAGCACGACGGTGAGCTTGTGGCGTTCCCAGACCTCGAGCAGGAGTTCTTGCATGGTGCGCCGCGTAAGCGCGTCCAGCGCGCCAAACGGCTCGTCCATGAGGAGCACATCGGGGCCGTAGCTGAGTGACCGCGCGAGGGCCACGCGCTGCTGCATGCCGCCCGAGAGCTGAGCCGGGTGCGCCTGCTCGAACCCGTCGAGGCCCACGAGCGAGATGAACTCGCGCGCACGCTCGGTGCGCTCTGCAGCCGACAGGCCCGCCTCGCCGCGCAGGGCGAACTCGATGTTGCCGCGCACGGTAAGCCACGGCATCAGGGTGGCCTGCTGGAACACCATTCCGCGGTCGCGACCGGGGCCGAGCACCGGTGTTCCGCTGACCTCGATCGAGCCCTCGGAAGGGTCTTCCAGGCCCGCGATGAGTGACAGCAGCGTCGACTTGCCGCAGCCAGATGCGCCGACGACCGAGACAAACTCGTTCTCGGCAACCTCGAGATCCACCCCCTCGAGCGCCGTGACGTCGCCAAAGCGCTTCGTGAGGCCGCTGATGCGGATCTTCGGGGTCAGCGTGGAAGCAGGCGTCGTCATGCGCGGCCCTCCTGGTAGGCGAACATGCGGCGGCCCAGCCAGCGCATCGTTTGATCGAGCACCAACCCGAGCACGCCCAAGACCAACACGTACGCGATGATCGTGTCGGTCGCGAAGTAGCGCTGAGCGACCGTGATCCGGTAGCCCATCCCGCTCGAAGCCGCCACGAGCTCGGCCACCACGAGCCAGGTCCAGGCCCAGCCGAGGGTGATGCGCAGCGCATCCCAGATGCGCGGCATCGCCGAAGGAACGACGATGCGGGCGAGCATGGCGATGCGGCCCAGCCCGAGCGTCTCGCCGAGACGCACCAGTCCCACCGGGACTCGGCGCACCGCGTCGGCCACCATCAGCACCTGCTGGAAGAACGTGCCCATCCAGATGATGAGGAACTTCTGACCGTCGTCGATGCCGGCCCACACGATCGTGAGCGGCACGAATGCCACGACCGGCATATAGCGAATGAAGTCCATGAGCGGCTCGAGCGCCGCCTCGACGCGGGCATTCACACCCATGAGCGTGCCGATCGGCACCGCAAGCACCGTCGCGAGCACGAAGCCGACGAAGATGCGGTAGACGCTGACCGCGATGTCCGACCACAGCTCGCCATTGCCCGACTGCTCGACGAGCGCGCCGACCACGGCCTCGGGGCTCGGCAGAAACATCGGGTCGACGAGTCCCAGTTTCGTCGCCAGCCACCACACCGCAATGAGCACCACGAAGGTGCTGACCGAGGTGGTGAGGGCGGCTCGCCGGCTCAGGCGCTCGCCGATCCGCCGCCGGCGAGGGCGGCGGACGGCGGGCACGGCAGAAGTCACTGCGGTGGTCTCAGGCATATGCGGCTCGGATTTGCGCGACTACGGCTGGGGCAGGAAGCTGGCGTCGACAATCGACTTCGGGTCGGCCGTGCCCTCGATCATGCCGATGCGCGAGGCCACCTTGATGATCGCCGGCAGGGTCGCGTCGCGGTACGAGCCGTCCAGCATCTCGGCATTCTCGGCGAGGGTGAAGTAGTGCACGCCGTCAAACGCCGATGCGAGCTCTTCCACGTTGCTGCCGACGCCGGCCGCAATGATCGCGCGGGCCTCGTCGGTGTTTGCCTCGTAGAAGTCGAGCGAGTCGCCCCATGCCGCGATGACGGCCCGGACGGCCTCGGTCTCAGCCTCGAGCACGTCGTTGCGCACGACGAGTACGTCGGAGATGAGGCCTTCGTGCTCGGCGGCCGTCACGAGGGTCTCGATGCCCTTGCCGGCGCCGAGCGCCGAGCTGACGTAGGGCTCGTAGGTGACGGCGGCGGGCACGCTGCCTGCGATCAGCGCCGTTCCTGCCTCGTCGGCGCCCATCGGCACGCGCTCGATGTCGTCGAACGTGAGGCCGGCACGGTCGAGCGCGTCGCCGAGCAGTAGTTCGCTCGTCGCACCCTCCTCGTAGGCAACCTTCTGGCCTTTGAGTCCCTCGACGGAGCTGATGCTGCCGTCGGTCAGGATCGCGTCGGCGCCGGTGGCGGTGTCGAGCATCAGCACGATCGATACGTCGACGCCGTTCTCGACGAACTGCAGGGCGGTGTGGCTGGCGACGCTCGCCATATCGAGCTTCTTCGCCGCGAGGGCGGCATTCACCTCAGCATCGGCGCTGAAGCTCGTCAGCTCTACCTCGACGCCCTGATCGGCGAAGAATCCCTGATCCTCCGCGACATACCACTGGCCGTAGCCGAGCCAGGGCTGCGTGCCCATGCGGAGCTGCGTCGCGCCGTCGGCACCCCCCTCAGACTCGCCGGCCTGCGGCGATGCGCAGCCACTCAACACGAGCGTTGCTGCAGCAACCAACCCTGCGGCTGCGGTCATCTGGCGGAACATGCGTCGGTTCACGGCAGTGAATCCTTCCTCGCGTCTGGCGCGATGCGTCGGCCGCGGCAGGCGCCGGGCATCCCACAAGACACTGGGGGACCGAACCAGTCTATCCAGCGCCGTCGGCGATTTCTGCATGGGTACAGTCTGCCTCTGCCGGGATCCTGCGCGAAGTCGCCTGGGTGAACCCGGCCCGCGACCCGCAGCCACGCCCCCATCTAGTGAGCGCAAAGTGCTGCTTCACGATTCGTGAAAGCACCTATTGCGCTCACTAGATGCGCGAACGAGGTGAAGTAATCAGGGCGAGAGAGAAACGCAGTGCAGGATCAACCCTCCCGCTTGCCCATTCGCTCGTCGCGGGCGGCAATCTTGCCCAGGCGCGCGTTGTACGCCTCGAGCTCGGCCTCACCCGAGCGATCGGCGGCTCGGTCGCGGCGCTTCGTCTCGCGCTCGTCGCTGCGTGCCCACTGCACCGCCACGATGAGCGCGAGCGCAAAGGTCGGCAGCTCGCCGATGCCCCAGGCGATGCCGCCGCCGGCGGACTGATCCTCGAGCGGGGTCGCCCCCCAGGTGCGGCCCATCGCGCCGTACCAATCGGCGAGCAACAGCCCGGTCGAGCCCATGATCATGACGCCAAAGAAGGCGTGGAAGCCCATCGAGGCGAACAGCGTGACCAGGCGCAACGCGTATGGGAAGCGGTAGGGCACCGGGTCGACGCCGATCATCGACAGGCAGAACAGGTACCCCGAGATGAGGAAGTGCACGATCATCCACTGGTGCCCCAGGTGTTCTTCCATCGACCAGCGGAAGAGGCCAGAGAAGTAGAACACCCAGAGCGAACCGACGAAGATGACCGAAGCCACGAGCGGGTGCGTGATGAACTTCGAGTACGGGGTCTGCACCATCCACATGACCCACTCGCGGGCACCCCAGGAGCCGTCCTGGCGCTTCTTCGTCGCGCGCAACAAAAGGGTGATCGGGGCGCCGAGCACGAGCAGCAGCGGGATCATCATCATGAGCAGCATGTGCATGAGCATGTGCATGCTGAAGAGCACCTGCTCGTAGGCGTTCAGGGCACCGTTGGTCGCGTAGAACAGGCCGACCATGCCGGCCACCCAGAGGATCGTGCGACCGATGGGCCATTTGTCCCCGCGGCGGTGCAGCCGAATCACGCCAGCCAGGTAGAGGCCAACGGCGAAAACGCACACGAGCGTCCACGCGAGATCGAACTTCCAGACCGTGAGGAAGCTCGAAGGCAGCAGCTCGGGCGGCAGCGGGTCCCCCGTAAGCCATTCGGCGGGAGAGACGAGGCCGTTGCTGCCACGCGCCGGTTCGAGCGCGACCGGCGTCTCGCTGCGTCCGAGCGCGCCCGCGATTCCCGAGGCGATCCCCATGACGGCGAGCTCGAGCACAACGAACCAGGTGAAAATACGCGCTCCCGCGGCGCCCGGGCGATCGATCCTCCGCAGCAAGAACTGCCGTTGCAGCGCACCGAAGACGCCCAGCACGATGAGCGTGCCGGTCTTGATGAGCAGCAGGATCCCGTAGCCGGTGCCGAAGAGCGCTTCGAGGGAGCCGACGCGGATCCAGCCGCTGACCACGCCCGAGGCGGCTACCCCGATGAACGCGAACAGGGCGATCGACGAGTAGCGGCTGGCAAGCACGGCGAGGCGGGGGCGGTCGACGAAGCGCGAGACGAGCACGAGGCTCACGAGGCCGCCGATCCAGGCGCCTGCGCCGACGAGGTGTACCAGCAGCGCGTTCACGGCCTGACTGTGCCCTGAAGCCCCCGCGGCGTGGCCCTGGGCGGCAAGGGGGAACATGGCGACGCCGGCGGCAATTAGCGGCAGCAGCGCCAACCGCCGGTCACGCACCGCGAAACACAGCACTGAGGTCGCCGCCGCGACGAGCACGACCTGCAGCCAGAGTCGCCCGAGCTCAATCTCGGTGACGAACTGGGCGAGACCGGCGCCAAACGCCTCGCTCGACGAGAAAGCCAGGCCCGAGACGTCGACATACGTGACGATGAGCGTCGTCGCGGCCGATACCGTGAGTAGTGCGGCGGCACCGGCGGCGAGGTCGAGCCCGAGCTGCCATTCGCGCCTCTCGGTCGAGTACGACCAGAGCTGGAAGATCAGGGCACCGAGCAGAATCCCGCCCGAGAGATTCACCAGGGTGCGCGCCAGGGGGCCCGCGAAGCGGACGAACGCCCCGGGGTCGAGCAGCTGGCGCTCCGCACCGGCTCCGCCGATCTGCAGACCGACGGCGAGCGCCGCGACGCTGAATACGAGGAGGGCCGCGGGGCCGAGGATCAGCGCGAGGCGCGCGGGACCGGAGGCGGCACCGAACGAGCGGGTGCGAGACGAAGAGGGCACCCGCCAAGCCTACGCGTTGCCGGTGGCAGGATCCTGGCCGTCGCCCGTCGTGCGGGAGATGCAGCGATGCCCCCGGAGGCTGAGCCTGCCGGGGGCATCACACAAGATGCGGGGTGAGCTACTTGACTGCAGCCTTCAGCTTGCTGCCAACCGAGACCTTGACGCGCTTGCCGGCGGGGATGTTGATGGTGTCGCCGGTCTGGGGGTTGCGGCCCGTACGTGCAGCGGTGTCCGCCGACTCGAACGCGATCCAGCCGGGGATCGAGACCTTGTCGCCCTTGGCAACGGTCTCGGAAACAGCGGCGAAGAAGCCGTCAACTACGCTCGCGACAGCGGCCTGGCTCTGACCGGTGTCAGCAGCGATCTTGGCAACGAGCTCAGTCTTGTTCAGTGACATGTTCTGTCCTCCCAGGGCACCGGACTCGAGAGCCGAGCCCCTGATCGTGTTCAGGTATCCCCGTCGCCGGGGTTTCGATCAAGTGATCGCTAAGAATCTACAACACATCGGCGGAAATCCGCGGAACTTTGCGGCTGATCTTCTCAGATTCGCGCCGTGGCCCTGCGCTAGCAGCCCTGCCCCGATCGGGGCAGCCGCGGCAGAGCGCTCGGATCCTTGGCAGGTTTCCCCAGATCAGCACTGGGTTCTGTGCGCGCTCCGTGTGGCGACGGCGGGGGGCCGGGGCAGCAAGTGCGCCTGGGAGAAGAATCCCGGAATTCCGGGGTTTCTCTGCGCGCGAAACCGCACTGTGCGGGTTTCGCCGGATCCGGAAACGCAAAAACGGGCGCGAACCCCGAAGGATTCGCGCCCGTTTTTGATAGACGAGAAGTTACCAGCTCGACTTGGTGATGCCCGGAAGCTCACCGCGGTGGGCCATGTCGCGGAAGCGAACACGGCTGACACCGAACTTCGACAGGACACCACGGGGGCGGCCGTCGATGACGTCGCGGCTGCGCACGCGCACCGGCGAAGCGTTGCGGGGCAGCTTCTGGAGGCCCACGCGTGCAGCCTCGCGGCTCTCGTCGGTCCCGTTGGGATCGATGAGCGCCTTCTTCAGCTCGGCGCGCTTCTCTGCGTAGCGCGCGACGATGACCTGACGCTGCTTGTTCTTCGCAATCATGCTCTTCTTAGCCATGTTTAGCGCTCCTCTCGGAATTCGACGTGCTTGCGGACCACCGGGTCGTACTTCTTGAGTACGAGACGGTCGGGGTTGTTGCGGCGGTTCTTACGGGTCACATACGTGAACCCGGTGCCTGCCGTCGACTTCAGCTTGATGATCGGACGGACGTCCTGCTGCTTCGCCACTAGATCTTCACCCCGCGCTTCTGGAGGTCTGCGACCACTGACTCAATGCCACGAACGTCGATCAGCTTGATGGCCTTGACCGAGAGGGTCAGGGTCACCTTGCGGCCGAGCGAAGGCACGAAGTAGGTCTTCTTCTGGATGTTCGGATCGAACCGACGCTTGGTGCGACGGTGCGAGTGCGAGATGTTGTGTCCGAAGCCGGGAACGGCTCCAGTCACCTGGCACACTGCTGCCATGATGTATTCCTCCTGAGTACCGTAACGCGGGACCGCGTTACCCAAGATCACTTGTCGGCATGTGTTTCACGAACCGTTCGGGGCCAAAACCCAGTACGACGCGAGGCTCACATACGATCTGGACGGGGAAATCCGCCCAGCCAAAGATCAAGCTTACGACGCGCCCGGGCAGTCGGTCAAATCAGGATCGCCGAGGTGCCGCCCCGGTCGGTACCGTCGGGCCCTATTCGGTCGTAGGCTACGAGCGTGACTGACATCAAGTTCGTAGCCATCGGCGACAGCTTTACCGAGGGCGTGGGCGACGAACTCGCTGATGGATCGGTGCGGGGCTGGGCCGACCTCACGGCGGAGGGCATCGCCCGCGCGACCGGCGCACCCGTGCAGTACGCGAATCTCGCCATCCGCGGGCGCCTGATCGCCCCGATCCTGGCGGAGCAGCTGGAGCCGGCCCTCGAGCTCGGCCCCACGCTCGTGTCCTTCAACGGCGGCGGGAACGACATGCTGCGCCCGGGAACCAATATGGCGAGCATCCTCGCGCAGACCGAGCGGGCGCTGACACGGATCGTGGAGTCGGGCGCCACACCCATCCTGCTATTCGGCGCAGACCCCACCGGCGGCCTTCCCGGCGGCTCCCGCTTCCGGGCGAAGGCAGAAGCCCTCGGAGAGGGAACGCAGCGCATCACCGACCGGCTCGGTGTCGTGTTGGTGGACAACTGGCATGACCCAGAACTCCCGAAGGCGCAGTACTGGTCGACCGACCGCCTCCACATGGCCCCCGTCGGGCATCACCGCGTCGCCGCCAATGTGCTTCGCGCCCTCGGCTACGAGCCCCCTGCGGACTGGACCCTGCTGGCCGATCCGGTCCCGAAACCCGGCACGAGGGAGCAGCTGCGCTACACCCGTGAGCACATGCTGCCGTGGATCGGGCGACGCCTGACCGGCCGCTCGAGCGGCGACGGTCGCAGCGCGAAGCACCCCGCCTGGGTCGAGGTCTCTCCCACACGGTCCCGCTAATGCGCGACTCGGCGCTTCGGGGAATCATCCCGTAGGACGACACCGGTCATACCCAGGGCTGATGCCCGGCGGCGCGGCTCACGCCAGAGTGAGAGGAGTAGTCGTCACCGCCATCGTGCGTCGGTGCGCCGTTTCCGCGCACATCTGCGGTGACCCGGCGCCGAGCGCCGAAGCATCACCCGAAAGGCCCCATGACCTTCCTCACACGCGCGAGCCTCAAGAATCGCCTCATCGTTGGCCTCTTGACCCTCGCGGTCGCGGCCATGGGCCTCTTCTCCATGTCGGCGCTCAAGCAAGAGCTGATGCCGTCGATGCAGGTGCCGATGGCATTTGTGTCGGCGCAGTCGCCCGGTCTCGCGCCCGAGGAGATGGCGCGCACCGTGACGGAGCCGGTCGAGCAGGCGCTACAAGCGGTCCCCGGCATCAAGAGCGTGGTTTCCGACACGTCGAGCGGCTTCGCCTCGATCACCGTCGAGTGGCCGTTCAGCACGGATGACGAGGACACGCTCCGCGCGATCCGGGCGGCCGCAGATGCACTGAAGCCGACGTTCCCGCGGGGCACCGAACTGACCGTCTTCTCGGGCGGCTCCGACGAGATGCCCGCGATGGTGTTGAGCGCTGGCACTAGCGGCGACGAGGCCGTGTTTGCCGACAAGATGGCGCAGACCGTGGTCCCCGCGCTCCAGGGCGTCGCCGGCGTTCAGAAGGCCGAGCTCGCCGGGCGCGAGGACGAGAAGATCGTCATCGACATTCGTCCGGCCGACGCCGCTCGCCTGAAGGTCGACCCCAATCTCATCGCCCCGGCACTCGAATCGCACGGCGCAGCCCTCCCCGCCGGCCAGGCGGAGTCGGAAAACGGCGCGCTCTCGATCACCGTCGGTTCCGCGCTCACCTCGGTCGAGGAGATCGCCGCTCTGCCCATCACTGCGGGGGACGGCGTGGTGCGCATCTCGGACTTCGCGGACGTGCACGTGGAGACGGTCCCCGCGACCTCCATTTCGCGCGTCAATGGCAAGCCCGCGCTGACCCTGCAGATCACTCCCGCCCAGGGCGCGAACGTCGTCGACATCTCGCACGCCGTGACCGCAGAGCTCGACCGTCTCGCGCCCGAGCTCAAAGCGGAGTTCGTCACGATCTTCGACCAGGCCCCCTACATCGAGCAGTCAATCCACGACCTCTCGGTCGAGGGCGGGCTGGGACTCCTCTTCGCGGTTCTCGTCATCCTGGCATTCCTCGGCTCATGGCGCTCCACGCTGATCGCCGCGGTGTCGATCCCGCTCTCCCTGCTGATCACCCTGGTGGGACTGTGGTGGAGCGGCAATACCCTCAACATCCTGACCCTCGGCGCGCTGACCATCGCGATCGGCCGCGTCGTCGACGACTCCATTGTGGTCATCGAGAACATCAGTCGCCGCCGCGGTCCGGGCGAGCTGACCCCCGAGAGCGTCATCGCCTCGGTGCGCCAGGTCGCCGGCGCCATCACGGCCTCGACGCTCACCACCGTCGCGGTGTTCCTGCCCATCGCCTTCGTCTCGGGCATCGCCGGACAGCTGTTCCGGCCCTTCGCCATCACTGTCACG
This genomic stretch from Leucobacter sp. CX169 harbors:
- the dcd gene encoding dCTP deaminase encodes the protein MLLSDRDLNAELASGRIRLDPSSDDMVQPSSIDVRIDRYFRLFDNHKYPVIDPAEDQPELTRLIEVDPAEGFILHPGEFVLGSTFEQVTLPDDIAARLEGKSSLGRLGLMTHSTAGFIDPGFTGHVTLELSNVATLPIRLWPGMKIGQLCFFQLSSPADHPYGSGEYKSRYLGQRGPTASRSFVNFHRSDVTATDAGANGG
- a CDS encoding PGPGW domain-containing protein, which translates into the protein MSDTPSTAARAASAFARAAGSAGRETRAAIRRNPMTDRVYRTTIGVVGGTTFVVGLALIPLPGPGSLIAIGGLALLGTEFERAQRAHARANEVARKAVARANEARLRRAARRSDAQAAYSPPA
- a CDS encoding ABC transporter ATP-binding protein, with protein sequence MTTPASTLTPKIRISGLTKRFGDVTALEGVDLEVAENEFVSVVGASGCGKSTLLSLIAGLEDPSEGSIEVSGTPVLGPGRDRGMVFQQATLMPWLTVRGNIEFALRGEAGLSAAERTERAREFISLVGLDGFEQAHPAQLSGGMQQRVALARSLSYGPDVLLMDEPFGALDALTRRTMQELLLEVWERHKLTVVLVTHDIEEAVLTSDRVVVMSPRPGRVREEIAVPIARPRHRADAEAPEFRTRAAQILRLIHEG
- a CDS encoding ABC transporter permease, encoding MTSAVPAVRRPRRRRIGERLSRRAALTTSVSTFVVLIAVWWLATKLGLVDPMFLPSPEAVVGALVEQSGNGELWSDIAVSVYRIFVGFVLATVLAVPIGTLMGVNARVEAALEPLMDFIRYMPVVAFVPLTIVWAGIDDGQKFLIIWMGTFFQQVLMVADAVRRVPVGLVRLGETLGLGRIAMLARIVVPSAMPRIWDALRITLGWAWTWLVVAELVAASSGMGYRITVAQRYFATDTIIAYVLVLGVLGLVLDQTMRWLGRRMFAYQEGRA
- a CDS encoding ABC transporter substrate-binding protein, which encodes MNRRMFRQMTAAAGLVAAATLVLSGCASPQAGESEGGADGATQLRMGTQPWLGYGQWYVAEDQGFFADQGVEVELTSFSADAEVNAALAAKKLDMASVASHTALQFVENGVDVSIVLMLDTATGADAILTDGSISSVEGLKGQKVAYEEGATSELLLGDALDRAGLTFDDIERVPMGADEAGTALIAGSVPAAVTYEPYVSSALGAGKGIETLVTAAEHEGLISDVLVVRNDVLEAETEAVRAVIAAWGDSLDFYEANTDEARAIIAAGVGSNVEELASAFDGVHYFTLAENAEMLDGSYRDATLPAIIKVASRIGMIEGTADPKSIVDASFLPQP
- a CDS encoding cytochrome c oxidase assembly protein, which produces MPSSSRTRSFGAASGPARLALILGPAALLVFSVAALAVGLQIGGAGAERQLLDPGAFVRFAGPLARTLVNLSGGILLGALIFQLWSYSTERREWQLGLDLAAGAAALLTVSAATTLIVTYVDVSGLAFSSSEAFGAGLAQFVTEIELGRLWLQVVLVAAATSVLCFAVRDRRLALLPLIAAGVAMFPLAAQGHAAGASGHSQAVNALLVHLVGAGAWIGGLVSLVLVSRFVDRPRLAVLASRYSSIALFAFIGVAASGVVSGWIRVGSLEALFGTGYGILLLIKTGTLIVLGVFGALQRQFLLRRIDRPGAAGARIFTWFVVLELAVMGIASGIAGALGRSETPVALEPARGSNGLVSPAEWLTGDPLPPELLPSSFLTVWKFDLAWTLVCVFAVGLYLAGVIRLHRRGDKWPIGRTILWVAGMVGLFYATNGALNAYEQVLFSMHMLMHMLLMMMIPLLLVLGAPITLLLRATKKRQDGSWGAREWVMWMVQTPYSKFITHPLVASVIFVGSLWVFYFSGLFRWSMEEHLGHQWMIVHFLISGYLFCLSMIGVDPVPYRFPYALRLVTLFASMGFHAFFGVMIMGSTGLLLADWYGAMGRTWGATPLEDQSAGGGIAWGIGELPTFALALIVAVQWARSDERETKRRDRAADRSGEAELEAYNARLGKIAARDERMGKREG
- a CDS encoding HU family DNA-binding protein, encoding MSLNKTELVAKIAADTGQSQAAVASVVDGFFAAVSETVAKGDKVSIPGWIAFESADTAARTGRNPQTGDTINIPAGKRVKVSVGSKLKAAVK
- the rpsN gene encoding 30S ribosomal protein S14 is translated as MAKKSMIAKNKQRQVIVARYAEKRAELKKALIDPNGTDESREAARVGLQKLPRNASPVRVRSRDVIDGRPRGVLSKFGVSRVRFRDMAHRGELPGITKSSW
- the rpmG gene encoding 50S ribosomal protein L33, which encodes MAKQQDVRPIIKLKSTAGTGFTYVTRKNRRNNPDRLVLKKYDPVVRKHVEFREER
- the rpmB gene encoding 50S ribosomal protein L28; amino-acid sequence: MAAVCQVTGAVPGFGHNISHSHRRTKRRFDPNIQKKTYFVPSLGRKVTLTLSVKAIKLIDVRGIESVVADLQKRGVKI
- a CDS encoding SGNH/GDSL hydrolase family protein, translating into MTDIKFVAIGDSFTEGVGDELADGSVRGWADLTAEGIARATGAPVQYANLAIRGRLIAPILAEQLEPALELGPTLVSFNGGGNDMLRPGTNMASILAQTERALTRIVESGATPILLFGADPTGGLPGGSRFRAKAEALGEGTQRITDRLGVVLVDNWHDPELPKAQYWSTDRLHMAPVGHHRVAANVLRALGYEPPADWTLLADPVPKPGTREQLRYTREHMLPWIGRRLTGRSSGDGRSAKHPAWVEVSPTRSR